The Candidatus Saccharibacteria bacterium RAAC3_TM7_1 nucleotide sequence TGGAGATGGAGAGTTTCACGACAGGCGAGAAGAGTTTTGATGAACATCTGTTCTTTATCGCGATTCAAGAATATCTCTTACAACAACTTGGTTTGCCGTATCACGTGCTGATGAAATGTACGGCTGACATCGGTAAGCCGAATGCCCGAGGTGTTGATATGGAGGTCTGGCTGCCGGGGCAGGGCAAGTACCGTGAGACGCATACGGCTGACTATATGACCGATTACCAAGCGCGACGGCTGAATACGCGCGTGCGCACTGAAAATGGATTAGAGCTAATTCATACCAACGATGCAACGGCCTTTGCGCTGGGTCGTGCTATGGTTGCAATCATTGAAAACTACCAGACCGCCGAAGGGGATGTGCGTGTGCCAGAAGCGTTGCGACCATATCTTGCAGGCCGTGAGATTTTGTAAAAACATCTTCTAAAATTTCGATAGATTCAAAAACTTAGGTGATGTCCCGACCGGCACCGGAGGTTGAGGTCCAGTGCCGGTCGGGTTGAGGATCAGTCGCGAGTCCTGAAGTACATCCACGTCGATCCGGCGAGGTAGTCGCTGGACGGCGCGTCGAACATGACGATCGCTCGGCCCGGGTACGAGTTGGCCGTGGCACGGGTGAGCTTGTCGAGCGGGAACTGGTAGTCCGTGTTCCAGCCCTCGCGGATCACCTCCACGTGTCCGCCACGCGGGTAGCGGAGCTCAGTCTTGAGCTCGTCGACCGCGAAGTTGACGATCGTGTTGCCACGCTCGTTGAAGTAGGCGATCACCTCCGTGCAGATGCCCGACTCGACCAGGAGGACGCTGTCCTTGAGGCCGAGATGGGGCTTGTTGTGCACGGTGACGTGCTTGCCGATGAGGGTGTTCGCGATGTTGCTGATCTTCTCGATGTTGCTGGTCATGATGACTCCTCAGAAGTTGATGTACGGGTTGCCCCGTACGCTTCTTCGGAGTACACGACCATGTACACGAACGGGAGTTTTTAGTCGATGGAAGTTATTAGAACTCCATCGCCCGTCCGGACTTCCATGCGTACCAGTACATCTGGCTTCACCTCCTAGGGTAATCCCGCTGGAATTTTTATATTATAATGAATAAATATAAAAAAGTCAATAGTAAACCTAATTACGAGGTGCTATAATAGAAGTACCGAACCTAACAAAAGGAGGGTACATGATCCACTCTATCAGCCTAACGGGTGTTCATCTGGACATCGACGCGCCGACGAAGAAATATGTACTGAAGAAAATAGGTCGTCTTGATCGGTTTCTGCCAAGACACGCGCGTAAAAGCGTCAGCGCAGAAGTGATTCTAAAAGAGGTGAACCGGGAGCACGGTAATAAATACGAAGCGGAAGTAATCCTCATCGTTCCCGACAAGCAGTTAACAGCCAAAGATTCCACCATGAATATGCTCGCCGCGGTTGATATCGTCGAGGCGAAACTAGCCAGTCAGCTACGCAAGTACAAAGACAAGAAGATGAGACACATTGGCAAGACGCGCGCGGCGCTCAGTCGCTTTAAGCGCAGCTACGCTCGCGAGCTTTAGTCTCGGATCTATAAAATGAGGCGTTTGTCACGTAAATCGCCTCTTTTTTATGTGGGGTAAACAGCGTATAATGTAAGGAGTTTTTACAGAAATTCAGTTCGAGACGAGGGGAATGAATGGCTAAGATTAGTCGCCAAACGGTGTTAACGAAAATCTTCGGTGATCCACAGAAGCGGATATTGAAGGGCTTTGAGAAAAAGGTTGGTGCGATCAACGCATTGGAAGATACCTATAAAAAGATGAGCAAAGCGGAGCTCAAGAAACAAACCGAAGTACTAAAAAAGCGCCTTGAGAAAAAAGGTACCACCCTCGACGATGTTCTTCCCGCTACCTTTGCGCTGGTACGCGAAGCTGGTGAGCGAGTACTCGGTATGCGACACTTTGACGTCCAGTTGATCGGCGGTATGGTGCTCCATGAAGGTAATGTCGCCGAGATGAAAACCGGTGAAGGCAAGACGCTTGTTGCCACACTACCAGTGTCACTCAATGCGCTCAGCGGCAAGGGTGTACACGTCGTGACCGTTAACGACTATCTAGCCCAGCGTGATGCAAGCTGGATGGGGGAACTTTACCATTTCCTCGGTCTCAGTACAGCGGCGATTATCAACGACGCTTCATTTATCTACGACCCCGACTATAACAACGATGCGCACGACGATCCACGCATGCGCAAGCTTCGCCCCGTGACACGCAAGGAGGCCTACGCGGCTGACATAACCTACGGCACCAACAATGAGTTCGGCTTTGATTATTTGCGTGACAACATGGTGGATGATATCGACTTGGTTCGTCAGCGTGAGCTAAACTTTGCGATCGTCGACGAAGTAGACTCGATCCTGATCGACGAGGCGCGGACGCCGCTGATCATCTCAGCGCCAGCCGCCGAGAACCCAGAGAGTTATTACCAATTTGCTAAAGTCGCCGCCAAACTTGTCGAAGATGACTATATTCTCGACGAGAAACGCCGTAGCGTATCGCTGAGTGATCAAGGAGTAGAAAAGGTGCAGAAGATGCTCGGCGTTAAAAACCTTTATACGCCGGAGTATGTGCGTACGGTCTATCACCTGGATCAGGCACTGAAGGCACAGACACTTTTTAAGCGTGATAAAGACTACGTTGTGACCGGCGCTGGCGAAGTGATCATCGTTGACGAGCATACCGGGCGCTTGATGCAGGGTCGCCGCTACAACGAGGGGCTACATCAGGCAATCGAAGCTAAAGAAAACGTTGCCGTACTCGAGGAGAGTATGACGCTGGCGACGATTTCTTTCCAAAACTATTTCCGTCTGTACAATAAGTTGTCTGGTATGACTGGAACGGCGTTTACCGAGGCCGAGGAATTTCAGCAGATCTATAGCCTCGATGTTATTCAGATTCCGTCAAATAGGCCGGTGATTCGTGATGACAGAGAAGACCTCATCTTTAAGACCGAAAAAGGGAAGCTGAAAGCTGTTGCTAAGAAGATTAGCGAGTATCACGCAAATGGTCGTCCGGTGCTGGTCGGTTCCGCGTCGATCGCTAAAAACGAACTGATCGCCAAATGGCTCGACAAAGAAAAGGTGCCGTATGAGATCTTGAACGCGAAGAACAATGAGCGTGAAGCTGCGATTATTGAAAAAGCAGGCGAAAAGGGTGCGATCACACTGGCAACCAATATTGCTGGTCGTGGTACCGATATCAAACTTGGCGAGGGTGTGGTGGAGCTTGGTGGTCTAGTTGTGATCGGTTCAGAGCGTCACGAGTCACGCCGTATCGACAACCAGTTACGTGGTCGTGGTGGTCGCCAAGGTGACCCCGGTGAGACGCAGTTCTTTGTGTCGACCGAGGACGACCTGATGCGTATTTTCCAAGGCGAGCGCATTGCTGCTCTGATGGATCGACTTGGTGTTGATGAAGAAACACCAATCCAAAACAAGGCTGTCTCGAAAACGCTGGAAGCTGCCCAGAAGCGGGTTGAAGGCTACCATTTTGATACGCGTAAAAATGTTGTTCAGTACGACAACGTTATCAACCGCCATCGTCGCGTGGTATATACGATGCGCCGCAAGATTCTCGAAGGCGGTAATATCAAGCCGGAGATTGAGCGTCTACTACGAGAGAAAATACAAGAGTTGACGCGTCTACCCGTAAGAAATAACCCCAGGTTCTATGACGAGTTCGGATCAGTTTTTCCAACCGATGAAAAGGCCATGAAGCCGGTGGGTGAGGAAAAGCGCGACAGCGCCCGGTATGAGGCTGGCCTGAAGCTAGCACTAAAGGTCTACGAGGCCAAAGAAAAAGAGATCGAGGCTGATACCCTCCGCAAGGTTGAGCGCGATGTCTACATCCAGGTGCTCGATACACTGTGGATGCAGCATCTGGAGAACATGCAACACCTGCGCGATGGCATTCATTGGCGAAGTGTTGGACAGCGTGATCCGCTTGTTGAGTACCGCTCAGAATCGCAAAAACTATTCGAAGGCCTGCAGGCTACCCTGCGTGACGAGGTACTCCGCGCCGTGATGCATGTCCATAAGCACGATGCGATTACTGCTGCTGATGAAGAGCATGACACCGAATTGACACGTCTGGCTGAACAATCGGTTGAGCGCGGGGTCAATGAGCTTGGCGGCGGCGAAACTAATCGCGACCAGGACTTTAAAGTTACGAAGATTAAATCTCAGAGTGAGTCCCATAAGACCAAGAATGCAGCCCGTAAGAAAAAGAAAGCCGCACGGCAGAATCGCAAGAAAAGCCGACGCTAAACACGCGAGAGTTAATGGTGGGCAGAAGGATACGAGCAAGTGAAACATACGACCCAAGAAGTACGACTGAAAAACGGCGCGCGCGGCCTGCTCGTGGATGTGCCTGGTGCAACGGTAATGAGTTTTCAATTCCAGTTTCGAGCCGGCAATCGCTACGTTAAACACAAGGATATTTACGAGACTGCCCACATCATGGAGCATATGGCGTTCGGCGCTAATGCACAGTTCAAGAGCGAGCACGATTATGAAGCCGAGTTTACCAAAAACGGAGCCTACCACAATGCCTTTACGAGCGATCTTTCAATGGTCTACGTGGCTGACTGTGCCGACTTTGAATGGGATCGGATTCTCAGCTTACAGCAGGTCGCAATCTGCCAGCCAAAGTTTAACAATGCCGAGCTCGAGGCTGAAAAAGGGAATGTCAGAAGCGAATTAACTGGCTTTTTAAATAATCACAGCCGGGTACTTTGGCCAAAGATTCAACAGCTGCTCGGCGAAGATATCCTCACGTTTTGGCAACGGATCCAGACGATCAACAATGTATCGCTCGCCGACATCAAAGAACACTATCGGCGCACGCATACGGCCAGTAATATGCGTTTCGTCATTGCCGGTAAGCTCTATGGCCGCAAGAAAAAGATTATTGAAATGCTAGAGAACTGGGAGTTCGAGAAGGGTGAACGATTCAAGGTGCCACGCGATGAGCTCTCAAGTGGTAATCCGACATTGATCCGCCGCAAAGAAGCGTCAAACATTACCTTTGGCCTCAGTATGATGGTGCCGCGCGAGCTCGATGACACTGAACTGGAGGCGATGAATGCGCTTGATCATATCCTGACGGGCACGATGCACTCGCGTATTTACGGCGCGGCACGTGCAAAAGGCTTGGCGTACGGTATATTCTCTGATACAACTGCTGGTTTTTATGACAGTAGCTGGGACTTTGGCGGCCAGGTCAACCATGAAACGGCTGGTGCATTATTTGATATCATCGTGCGCGAGATGCAAGCAATCATGGATGGCAAGATAGATGAAAAAGAGCTTGAAGCCGCCAAATCATACGCCCTCGGTCGCTACCAGATGGGTGCCCAGACGGTGTCGCAGATCAGCAACTTCTATACCAATCGCTACTTTGCCGACGGGGTTGTCAAAGAGTACGAGAAAATACCAGATGCGATCCGTGGCGTTACTTGCCAGCAGATGATAAACACCGCCAAAGAATTCATCGATGCAAACACCTGGGTACTGGCTGCCGTCAGTAAGCAGGAAAAAGATGACATTGTAGTACTTTCAGAGCGCATTGAGACGCTTTTTGACGTACAATAAGCTATATGAAGATTGCACTGGCCGGTTTTGGACTTGAAGGCAAGGCGAGTTACGACTACTGGAATACGCCTGGCAACGAAGTAGTGATCGTTGATGAGCGAGAACAACTTGAAGATCTACCTCCGGGCGCGAAGACGCTGCTTGGATCGGGAGTACTCTCTGGTCTAGCCGGCTTTGACTTGGTGATTCGTACTCCTGGCTTGAGGCCAGATAAGATTATCACAACCGGCAAAATCTGGTCGAGTACCAATGAGTTCTTCCTTAAATGTCCAGCGCCGATCATCGGTGTCACCGGGACGAAGGGGAAGGGTACGACCAGCTCGTTGATCACTAATATGCTGCGGGCTGCCGGTAGAACCGTGCACCTGGTCGGAAACATCGGCACGCCATCCCTTACCGAACTGGGAAAGATCCAGTCCGACGATGTCGTGGTGTTTGAGCTCAGTAGCTTTCAACTCTGGGACCTTGAAAAAAGCCCGCATGTCGCCGTGGTACTCGGCATTGAGCCCGACCATCAGGACGTACATACTAGCATGGAAGAGTACGTTGAAGCGAAGGGAAACATCGCTAGGTATCAGACCGAAGATGATATTATCGTTTTTAACGATACAAACGATCTGTCAAAGAAGATTGCCGGTTACTCTAAGGCAAAACCTGAGCCGTATCCGTTTGCTATTGACGATCTAAAATCGGCACTCCAGATTCCTGGCGAGCACAACGTTGAAAACGCCTCGGCAGCTGTCGCAGCCGTCAAGGAATATGTGACCGATCCCGCGCTGCTACGCGAAGGATTGAGTGCATTTACGGGATTACCGCACCGGCTGAAGTTTGTTCGTGAAGTCGGGAGGGTACAGTATTATGACGATAGTATTGCTACTACAGCGGGAAGTGCGCTGGCGGCAGTTCGTAGCTTTACGCAGCCGAAGCTGATACTTCTTGGTGGTCATGAAAAAGGCGGCGACTATACGGAGTTGATGAAAGAATGCGCCAAAGGAAACGTCCGCATTATTGCCTATGGTGCAAATCGCCATATGCTAAAGCAACTAAGCGAAGAATATGGCGTTTTGTGCGACGTTAATAATGGTGATATGAGTGCTGTTGTAGCAGCAGCGGCGGCACGAGCGCGCCCGGGCGATATTGTAATTCTCAGCCCGGCGGCTGCCAGTTTTGATATGTTTAAAAATTATGCTGATCGCGGCAACCAGTTTATTACTGCGGTCGGACGTTTAAAAGCCGAGTGACCTGCTGAGCGACAGCCGTGGTAGGCTCGAGTATTTTTACGCCAGGAAATAGCTCGGCGAGACGAGGGATAAGTGCGATATAGTGCGTGCAGCCAATAATAATTACGTCGCTGCCCGCCTTCACACTCGTTGCAACTTCTGTTAGCTCGACTTCATCGACGCTCTCTTTGTCAATGAGCGTCGCCCAGCCGAATGTTGCTGGTACGTCGACAATGAGGTTGGACGCATAGGTGGTGATTAGCTCCTCAGTGCGTTGGCTGTGGGCAGTAGCCTTGGTAGCGAGAAGGGTAATATGGTCAGACTTTGTCTCGAGTGCTGCAGGTTTTATCATTGGCTCGAAGCCGATGAACGACGTGTTTGGATGGCTGTTGCGTAGGTACTCGATAGCTGCCACGGTAGCGGTATTGCAAGCAATGATGATGAGATCGCAGGTGAGCAACGGTTGAATGGCAGTTTCAGTAAGTTGACGAATTTCCTCATATGAGCGCTCGCCGTACGGTGCGTGAGCGAGGTCGTTGACAACAGTGTATTCGTGCCCCGGGAACGAAGCCTTCAACTTTTCTGCAACTAATTCACCGCCGCGACCAGAATCAAAAATACCAATATGCATTTAAAGTAAGTATAGCGTGGATGGTACAATAGGAGCAATGCAACCTCTAAAAAAACGTGTGGCGGAGTTAGCTAACAGTATTGCCGAAGCGATGGTGCGACTTGATGTTGCGTCCAAAAAACGTCAGCTGGCCGAACTCGACCAACAGCTGGCAGTGCCAGAGGTCTGGAATAATCCCACTCGGGCTCAGGAGCTCAGCAAACAAGCGGCAAATGTACGCAACGTGATTGAACCGTGGGAGACCTTACAGGCCCAGGCAGCCGACATCATTGAACTTATGGAGCTTGGCGACGATAGTTTGCAGGGAGAGTTTGAAGCCCAGATCGGTGCTTTAGAGGAAGAGTTTGCCGCGCGTCGGAAAGAATTATTATTTGATGGGCAATATGACGACCACGACGCAATTGTTCGTATTTCGGCTGGTGCTGGTGGTACCGATGCCCAGGACTGGGCACAGATGCTTGAACGTATGTATCTACGCTGGGCAGAAAAAAGCCAGATTGAGGCAAGGAATGTCGAACGCTCAACCGGAGAAGAAGCCGGTATCAAGACGAGTGTCCTTGAAATGAGCGGGCCATATGCCTATGGCAAGCTTCGTAGTGAGCACGGCGTCCATCGCCTGGTACGCCTCAGTCCATTTAACGCCGACAATCTCCGTCAAACAAGCTTTGCACTCGTGGAAGTCTTGCCGAAAATTGATGCCCCCGATGAGGTCGAAATTGATGATGGCGACCTAAAGATCGATGTCTATCGCGCGGGCGGCCACGGTGGGCAGAGCGTCAACACGACGGACTCAGCGGTTCGCATCACGCACTTACCAACAAATACCGTCGTGGCCATCCAAAATGAGCGCTCGCAGCTGCAAAACAAAGAAACCGCTCTGAAGATTTTACGCTCAAAGTTAGCCCAACTGCAGCTAGAACAACATGCCAGTAGCCTGAAAGATTTAAAGGCTGGTGAGTCCGCTAACTGGGGTTCGCAAATCCGCAATTATGTGCTCCATCCATACACCCTCGTCAAGGATACGCGTACAAAATATGAAGACAAAGACGCCGGGAAGGTGCTCGACGGTAAACTGGATGGGTTCATGCAAAGCTATCTAGAAGCCCCGGTTGAATAAGCCGCTTACAGTTGTAGCCTTATAGCATAAGCATGCTATAATAACCACAGCAATGATTCTATTAGATAGGGTAACAAAAACGTACGGCAAGAGCACCAAACCTGCACTCAGCCGCATCAGCTTGCATGTTGAGCCGCGCGAGTTTGTGATACTCGTGGGAACCAGTGGGGCGGGTAAATCCACGCTGCTAAAGCTATTGACGCGCGAAGAGAAGCCGACCAGCGGCAAGATCGTTGTTGGCGGTATTGATTACGATACGCTCAAAGATCGCCACATTCCATTACTGCGCCGCAAGATCGGCGTGGTGTTTCAAGATTTCAAGCTGTTGCCACAGCGCACTGTATTTGAGAATATCGCGTTTGCACTCGAGATTGCTGGCATGACCAATCGCGAGATTAAGACGACTGTGCCAAAAGTCATCGAGCTGGTTGGGCTGAGTGGCAAGGAAAAAAGCTTTCCACACCAACTGAGCGGCGGTGAACGCCAGCGCGTGGCTATCGCCCGTGCCGTTGTGCGCCAGCCGAAAATTTTGATCGCCGATGAGCCGACTGGCAACCTCGACCCACGTCACAGCTGGGATATCGTGCGTCTGCTTGAGAAGATCAACCGTTATGGTACGACCGTACTACTGACGACACATAATGTCGATATCGTGAACCGTTTACAACGCCGCGTTGTAACGCTTGACCATGGAAAAATAACCGGTGACCAAGCGCAGGGGAGCTATCGCCAAGGCGGAGTCGTATGAGTGCAAAGCGAAAACTAGACGCAAAGCAATTTGCCTTGCAAAAAAAGAAGCACCGCCAGTGGCTGACATTTGTGCGCATGTGCCGCTACGGGGTCAACAATTTTTCTCGAAATACGTGGCTAACAGTAGCCGCTACGGCAGTAATGACGATTACACTGCTTTCTATCTTTATGACGATGGTAGCACGTGATGTGCTGGTAAATACTGTTGACGAAGTGCAAAAACGCGTTGATCTGTCGATCTATGTTAAAACTGATGTATCCGATGAAGCAGTGGCGACTATCAAGCAAAATCTCTCAAAGCTTTCGTCGGTCGAAAAGGTGACTTATGTTAGTCCCGAAGCAGCGCGTAAAGATTTTGCCGAAAAGAACAAAAAAGACGTCAATTCACTCAATGCATTAAACGAAGCCACCAACAAGCTTCCCGGCACGTTCAAGGTGTTGGTGAAAGACATTAACGACACCTCGCAACTTGAAACCTTTACGAAAAACGACAAGACCTACCTCGAAAATCAAGATCCGAATCGTGAGCCATCATTTAAGGGCGGTGGGCGCCAGACAATTCAGACGATTGGCAGTTGGGTCAGTTTTGCCGAGCAGGTCGGTTACATACTGAGTGCGATCTTTGTGGCGCTTTCCTCGTTGATCATCTTCAATACTATTCGTATGGCTATCTTCAATCGTAAGGAAGAGATTCAGATGATGAAATTGATTGGTGCTGACCGTCAGTTTATCCGGGGGCCATTCGTTGTCGAGGCCATTGTCTACGGCTTTATCGCGGCGGTCGTCGCTACAGTGCTTGGCGTCGTGGTGCTAGTCGGCTCACAAAAGAGCCTAAACGACTTTGGTGTCTCAATCGATCCGACAATTGACAGCGTGGTTGCCTATATAGGATTTGTTCTACTCGGTATGATACTACTTGGCGGCGTCATCGGTACGATCTCATCACTCCTCGCAACACGCAAATATCTGAAAATTTGACGGATCTCTTGACTGGTGGTACGGCGCGTGCTACCATAAGCGTAATGAAGCGCCTGTCCACCACACCGGTTTCATCATCATTCGCTAAGCGTGCTGTAATCATGGCAGCGACGGTTCTGTTGATAGTGGCCAGTGCAATCCAGTTTATGCCGACGGCAAGAGCCGACAGGTATGATGAGCAGATTGCCGCCTTGCAGCGTGAAATCGATCAATACGAAGCTCAGGCTCGGAAATTCCAAAACCAGGCAAACAACATCCAACAGAAACTCCAGGGGCTAACCCTTCAGAAACGGCATATTCAAAGCCAGATCGATATTAGTGAGGCTAAGTACAACAAGCTACAGCAGCAGATCAAAGAAACCGAACAAAAGATTGCCGACAATCGTGAAGCTCTTGGCGAGACGATCGCCGACCTCTATATCGAAGGTAAAACTTCGCCACTCGAAATGCTCGCAAGTAGCAGTACAATCGGCGACTATATTGACAAGCAGGAGTACCAGTCGTCAATTCGTGATCAGCTAACCTCTACGATCAAAGAGATCAAATCACTAAAGGAAAAGCTGGAAATCCAAAAGAAGGACGTTGAGCGTGTGCTGGCCGACCAAAAGAATTCGCGTAAAGCGCTGGCTGCCAAAGAGGCCGAGCAACAAAGCATTCTGGCGGCGACAAAGGGTCAGCAATCGGCGTATGAGCAATTGTCGGCAAAACAGAAGGCGGAACAATCACAGATTCGCGAGGCTCAGCAAGCAGCCATCGCTGCACGTATTGCTTCGACTGGTGGCGCTACCGTTATTGCAAGCGGAGCTGACGGTGCCTACCCATGGAACGATAGCAATTGCCGTATGGTAGGCTACTTCTCAACCGGCGGCGCCGATGGTAACGGTGGTGATGGCTATGGCTATGGTTGTCGCCAGTGTGCGAGCTATGGTGCATGGCGCGTCGCCAAGGAGACGGGCTACTATCCGGTTAACTGGGGTAACGCTACTAACTTTCCTGCGAGTGCCCGTTCTGCCGGCTATAAAACTGGCTATACGCCTCGTGCCGGATCACTGGCTGTTATGCATGCCTTTAGTGCCGGTGTCCCAGAAGGTCATACTGGCTGGGTAGAAGCAGTTGTTGATGGCGGAGCAAGTATCATTGTCAGCCAGTACAATTACAATTACGGTGCCGGCTACGGCATGTACAGCAAGATGAAGATGTCGGCCAGCGCTTTTGACGAATACGTCTACATCAAGTAAGCCCACCACACTAACTACAACAGTTTTTATGGCGCGTTACATACTGATTACGCTATACTAATACATAATGAAACAAAAGGTAGAATTGTCTCGCAATATCTTGCTGCTAGCGGGATTGGTGGTTTTGGCGGTTGGCTTTGTGGCCGGTACACGCAGTGAACAAATCTATGGTGCAGTTGGACCGCTCCTCGGTTTCCGTGTTGATACCAGTAAGCTGGATCTTTCATCGGTTCAGCATACCTATCAGGCGCTAAAAACGCACTACAACGGTTCACTCAATACAGACAAGCTCATTGCCGGTGCCAATAAGGGACTCGTCGAGGCTATCGGTGATCCGTATACCGTTTATATGGACAGCAAAGAAGCTGCTCAGTTCAATGATGAGCTGTCCGGTGACATCGGTGGTGGGATCGGTGCAGAAATTGGCCTGAGAGGCAAGCAGCCGACCATTATCCGTACGCTACCTGACAACCCAGCGGTAAAGGCTGGCCTAAGGGCTGGTGATGTCATTACGGCTGTCAATGATGAGCCGATGGTGGGCCAGAGTGTGGAAAAGACCGTCAAGGCAATTAAAGGCGAGGCGGGTACGACGGTAAAGATAGCGGTCATAAGAGCCGGCGAGAATCGAACATTTACGATGACACGCCAGATTATCAATAATCCAAGCGTGACGAGCGAGGTGAAAGACGGTGTCGGTATTATGACAATCAGCCGTTTTGATGAAGGTACTGTCAGTCTGGCTCGCAAAGCCGCCAGCGCCTTTAAGGCGCAAAACGTCAAAGGCGTTGTCGTCGATCTACGCGGCAATGGCGGCGGCTACTTAGACGCAGCGCCTGGTGTCGCCGGTCTATGGCTGAAAAATGACAAAACCGTCGTCAGTGTCCGCGGTAATGGTGGCAACGAAACCTACAAAGCCGAGGGTGAGCCGGTATTAGCCGGAGTGAAATCGATCGTCTTGGTTGATGGTAATACCGCGAGCGCCGCTGAGATTGTCGCTGGCGCACTTCAGCAGCAGGGGGTCGCCACACTATTAGGCCAAAAAACTTTTGGTAAAGGGACGGTTCAAGAGATTATCCCACTCGGCGACGGTAGTCAGCTAAAAGTTACGATTAAACGCTGGTATCTACCGAAGGGGCAGAATATTACTGGAGACGGCATTCAGCCGGACATAAAGGTTGAGTTGACTCAGCAGGATCTTGATAGGGGACACGATAGGCAGATTGAACGGGCAAAGCAGTTGCTCGTACGGTAAAACAGTTGTGCTTTTTATAGGTTCGCGCTAGGATAGAAGTATATGGATAACAAAAAGAAAATCTTACTGGTCGAAGACGACACGGCGCTGATTGGCGTCTA carries:
- the ftsE gene encoding cell division ATP-binding protein (RAAC3_TM7_1_561) → MILLDRVTKTYGKSTKPALSRISLHVEPREFVILVGTSGAGKSTLLKLLTREEKPTSGKIVVGGIDYDTLKDRHIPLLRRKIGVVFQDFKLLPQRTVFENIAFALEIAGMTNREIKTTVPKVIELVGLSGKEKSFPHQLSGGERQRVAIARAVVRQPKILIADEPTGNLDPRHSWDIVRLLEKINRYGTTVLLTTHNVDIVNRLQRRVVTLDHGKITGDQAQGSYRQGGVV
- a CDS encoding cell division protein FtsX (RAAC3_TM7_1_562) — encoded protein: MSAKRKLDAKQFALQKKKHRQWLTFVRMCRYGVNNFSRNTWLTVAATAVMTITLLSIFMTMVARDVLVNTVDEVQKRVDLSIYVKTDVSDEAVATIKQNLSKLSSVEKVTYVSPEAARKDFAEKNKKDVNSLNALNEATNKLPGTFKVLVKDINDTSQLETFTKNDKTYLENQDPNREPSFKGGGRQTIQTIGSWVSFAEQVGYILSAIFVALSSLIIFNTIRMAIFNRKEEIQMMKLIGADRQFIRGPFVVEAIVYGFIAAVVATVLGVVVLVGSQKSLNDFGVSIDPTIDSVVAYIGFVLLGMILLGGVIGTISSLLATRKYLKI
- a CDS encoding choline binding protein D, nonfunctional (RAAC3_TM7_1_563) → MAATVLLIVASAIQFMPTARADRYDEQIAALQREIDQYEAQARKFQNQANNIQQKLQGLTLQKRHIQSQIDISEAKYNKLQQQIKETEQKIADNREALGETIADLYIEGKTSPLEMLASSSTIGDYIDKQEYQSSIRDQLTSTIKEIKSLKEKLEIQKKDVERVLADQKNSRKALAAKEAEQQSILAATKGQQSAYEQLSAKQKAEQSQIREAQQAAIAARIASTGGATVIASGADGAYPWNDSNCRMVGYFSTGGADGNGGDGYGYGCRQCASYGAWRVAKETGYYPVNWGNATNFPASARSAGYKTGYTPRAGSLAVMHAFSAGVPEGHTGWVEAVVDGGASIIVSQYNYNYGAGYGMYSKMKMSASAFDEYVYIK
- a CDS encoding carboxyl-terminal protease (RAAC3_TM7_1_564); this encodes MKQKVELSRNILLLAGLVVLAVGFVAGTRSEQIYGAVGPLLGFRVDTSKLDLSSVQHTYQALKTHYNGSLNTDKLIAGANKGLVEAIGDPYTVYMDSKEAAQFNDELSGDIGGGIGAEIGLRGKQPTIIRTLPDNPAVKAGLRAGDVITAVNDEPMVGQSVEKTVKAIKGEAGTTVKIAVIRAGENRTFTMTRQIINNPSVTSEVKDGVGIMTISRFDEGTVSLARKAASAFKAQNVKGVVVDLRGNGGGYLDAAPGVAGLWLKNDKTVVSVRGNGGNETYKAEGEPVLAGVKSIVLVDGNTASAAEIVAGALQQQGVATLLGQKTFGKGTVQEIIPLGDGSQLKVTIKRWYLPKGQNITGDGIQPDIKVELTQQDLDRGHDRQIERAKQLLVR